In Mesorhizobium sp. M9A.F.Ca.ET.002.03.1.2, the DNA window TTCGTTCATGACGTAGATGCGATCGGTGATGCCGAGCAATTCAGGCATTTCCGATGAGATGACGATGATCGCCTTACCCTCCGCGGCGAGACGCGCAATAATGGTGTAGATTTCGTACTTGGCGCCGACATCGATGCCGCGCGTCGGCTCGTCGAGGATCAGCACTTCCGGATTGGCGAACAACCACTTTGACAGCACCACTTTCTGCTGGTTGCCGCCTGAGAGATTGCCGGTCATCTGATAGACGCTCGAGGCGCGGATATTGGTCCTCTTGCGATAGTCGTTGGCAACGCTGAGCTCGCGCAGATCATCGATGACGCTATGCCGCGACACGCCGCCGAGATTGGCCAGCGTGATATTGTGCTTGATGTGATCGATCAGATTGAGCCCGTAGGTCTTGCGGTCCTCGGTGACGTAGGCAATGCCGTGTTCCACCGCCTTGCTCACCGAAGAGATATCGATCGGCTTGCCTTTGAGGCGCACCTCGCCGGTGATGTGGCGGCCATACGACCGGCCGAACAGGCTCATCGCGAATTCGGTGCGGCCGGCGCCCATCAGCCCCGCAATGCCGACCACCTCGCCTTTGCGAACGTCGATATCGATACCCTTGATCACCTGCCGCTCGGCATGGATCGGGTGATAGACCGACCAGTTCTTCACTTCGAGCACGGTCTCGCCGATCTTGGGCTCACGCGGCGGGAAGCGGTTATCGAGCGAGCGGCCGACCATCGAGGTGATGATGCGGTCTTCACGGATGTCTTTCTTGACCAGCGTCTCGATGGTCCGCCCGTCGCGGATGATCGTGACCTTGTCGGCGACCCGGTTGACCTCGTTGAGCTTGTGCGAGATCAGGATCGAGGTGATGCCCTGCCGCTTGAATTCGAGCAGCAGGTCAAGCAGCGCCTGGCTGTCCTTTTCGGACAGGCTCGCCGTCGGTTCGTCGAGGATCAGCAGCTGCACTTCCTTGCTGAGCGCCTTGGCGATCTCGACCAGTTGCTGCTTGCCGACGCCGATATTGGTGATCAGCGTCTTGGGATCCTCCTTGAGACCCACCTTCTTGAGCAGAGCGCTGGTGCGCGTCTCGTTGGCATTCCAGTCGATGATGCCGTATCTGGCGCGCTCGTTGCCGAGAAAGATGTTCTCGGCGATCGACAGCATCGGCACCAGCGCGAGTTCCTGGTGGATGATGACGATGCCGTGGCGCTCGCTATCGTGGATGCCTTTGAAATGGCACTCATCCCCGCGATAGATGATTTGGCCGTCATAAGTGCCGGATGGGTATACCCCTGACAGCACCTTCATCAGCGTCGATTTGCCGGCGCCGTTCTCGCCGACCACGGCGTGGATCTCGCCTTCCTCGACGCTGAGATTGACATTCGACAGCGCCTTGACGCCGGGAAACGTCTTGGTGATGTCACGCATCTCCAAAATCTTCGAGGCCATCGGGAACACCACTCCTCCGAGGTCCGGAAACAATACCGGGCTCGCTCGCTAACGAAAAGGGGTCCTGCGTTGCGCAGGACCCCAGGCTTTGCAACTGCGGTTACTTCAGCTCGTCGGCCTTGATGTAGCCGGAGTCGACCACCAGGGCCTGGTAGTTCGACTTGTCGACATCATGCGGCGTCAGCAGGATCGAGGGAA includes these proteins:
- the mmsA gene encoding multiple monosaccharide ABC transporter ATP-binding protein — protein: MASKILEMRDITKTFPGVKALSNVNLSVEEGEIHAVVGENGAGKSTLMKVLSGVYPSGTYDGQIIYRGDECHFKGIHDSERHGIVIIHQELALVPMLSIAENIFLGNERARYGIIDWNANETRTSALLKKVGLKEDPKTLITNIGVGKQQLVEIAKALSKEVQLLILDEPTASLSEKDSQALLDLLLEFKRQGITSILISHKLNEVNRVADKVTIIRDGRTIETLVKKDIREDRIITSMVGRSLDNRFPPREPKIGETVLEVKNWSVYHPIHAERQVIKGIDIDVRKGEVVGIAGLMGAGRTEFAMSLFGRSYGRHITGEVRLKGKPIDISSVSKAVEHGIAYVTEDRKTYGLNLIDHIKHNITLANLGGVSRHSVIDDLRELSVANDYRKRTNIRASSVYQMTGNLSGGNQQKVVLSKWLFANPEVLILDEPTRGIDVGAKYEIYTIIARLAAEGKAIIVISSEMPELLGITDRIYVMNEGRIVGEMAASDASQEKIMRAIVRGEGKKAS